From Medicago truncatula cultivar Jemalong A17 chromosome 7, MtrunA17r5.0-ANR, whole genome shotgun sequence, a single genomic window includes:
- the LOC120577108 gene encoding serine carboxypeptidase-like 46, which yields MLLKDVQNALHAGLFGKKSWSSCTFLDDYDPHDYEISMISNLGTLLKAGLRVLAYSGDLYFDLPFTGTQSMVKKLAEDSGLNLTLPHRSWGKPYQTDGWIEGYGDGMLSFALIKGSGHAANFQPKRSLVLLEAFLEGKLLLKAFLEGKQAPPKLIYF from the exons ATGTT ATt AAAAGATGTGCAAAATGCTCTGCATGCCGGGCTCTTTGGGAAGAAGTCTTGGTCATCTTGCACATTTCTTGATGATTACGACCCTCATGATTATGAGATTTCGATGATCTCAAATCTAGGAACCCTTCTAAAGGCTGGTTTAAGGGTCCTAGCTTACAG TGGGGATTTGTACTTTGACCTTCCATTTACCGGGACACAGTCCATGGTAAAAAAATTAGCCGAAGATAGTGGGTTGAACTTAACCCTGCCCCATAGATCTTGGGGGAAACCATATCAG ACTGATGGATGGATAGAAGGATATGGGGATGGCATGCTATCTTTTGCCTTGATCAAAGGATCGGGTCATGCTGCAAATTTTCAACCTAAGAGGAGTCTTGTACTCCTCGAAGCCTTCCTTGAAGGAAAGCTACTCCTCAAAGCCTTCCTTGAAGGAAAGCAGGCTCCACCAAAACTCATATATTTTTGA